gaaaaagataatatttaatttttggaCAGCcttatttctatataataaacttaattaatgtatgttatattaatataccatatacaagaataaatatggattaaatatttttattattatagtaaaattcatttaattataagaatatatactttGTGTTTtcctatatatgtataatacatgtaaaaaataaagtaatataaattacaaataacatattaatgatgaaatattaacattaacaatataattcattaaataatttatttcctatacatgtataaaattaaaaccaGTATCTCATAAATAACTAATAACAGCATACTAAAACAGATGGGTGACGTAAtaattttccttatatatttCCTGTCTACTGTCTTTTAcctatttcatatataacattCTCTGAAGTattgaagtaaaaaaaataaatatatatataaatatgttacatttgtataaatagaaaagaaataaaaatatattccatactaatgtattattaaaagtattatttCCCTTTaagattaaataaaaatatatataataatacatttaaaaaatgttaacataattaaataatgacaatgctgttattttgtataaataatctataatattcaaaatgttaaaagaatttttgttgcaataatatatttataattatttattagaattattaattatcattttcttacttttttaatataaatattattgttttactgttattaatattatatggacggaaatttatgaaaaatatagaaagaaggaatttgaaaataagatagtataatttattataaaaattagtgtatttatgaaaaataaaatatatgttaattatatatcttaataaattaatacacATTCCATAGGTTATATAAGTATGAATTGTAATTGCATTTgcaagtatatttttattatgctggaaaaataaatgtttcacggtatatttttcacttaatcaaaattactatatatattttattataaaattttatattcaaatgaataaatatatactattattttttatttggatatttaaagaaataacaCTGGACTCATAAAAATCATGATAACAACTGAAGCTcgtgttaatatataatatagtatttCCTATAGGTTAAAGTAAGTATAATAAGCATATAAACTTTTtggttatatattatagagattaatataatagaattatatctaataatattatataaaggaaacatgcattttattaaataaaatatgatatattaatcaaatgtttttttcctaattcataatataataaaaaattttccaaTATATTATGTTCAAAATGGCATTAATATGAAtgacatatattaataagagtaaaatattattttttacaataattcTGTGTCACATATATTCTctctatattatttattgtttttttttttattatataatagatCATTCCAAGAATTAACCTtatcatttttcatattagtATGAAAATAAATCTCCATTCCAGAACTATATGTAAATTACTAATTTCCTGCAGAAACATAACCTATTCTAATTCTTCGTTTTTGGAATATGAAGTACCATATTcaatgatatttttattaattcgcATGAATCTTCTGGAACTAATCTCtctattattcttttttccttattaagAATATTGTGAATCCAATATCCGATGGGAATAAAGtattatgtaaaatgtaaaataatgaaattcgttatatatatatatatatatatatatatatataataattaaatgaaaattaaatataaattttgtgctgagttttcataattttttacgaTAATTCTTGTAATTCCTTAAAACAAAGACAAAATGTAATAAGAAATGTTCCCAGAAGTGTAAAACCCCCGGAGAAAGCAGTTTTTAATTCAGGTGAAACAGAACTACTATAAATAGTTGTACTTCTGTTACACGAATAATCTGTACCTGTATGCTTTTCTCAATGCTTGCACAATTTCTAAATGCGGTCTTCCCATAATTTTGTTCTACTTTCATAATTAAATCCttcaattatatattcaattttttgttttgtttatcCATTCATTCAGTAAACTACAGTACTCGGTATCAATAGAAGTATAACGTGCTTCCACTAATGGAAcccatacatatttatttctataattatAATCAATAATACAaccaattttatataaattatcatgCTTTCCTTTTAAAGAAGATGATGATGGAAAtgtttttgttaaataatgAGATTGAACATCTTGttcaaaatattcaaatataacATGTTTTTACTTGTTCTTGAATTCTGAAAAATAAAggtagaaaataaaatgaaataaaaacagtAGACTAcaagtatataataaattttaagaaattaataagaaatatatatacattataatattcaaattagttcataaaagttattatataaaatagatgtatgataatatattcacAGGCACCCTAAAAAAATTGTGCTAAATGTGATTATATTAACAACAAGAAATTGTAATATGCACCTATATagttgtttattttttatgtaaaaaacatgtataaatatttacattatttgcTCAACTGtataagaaattaaaatatggaatttttattagtacataagtttttattaattattaacagtgatataaataaacataactttgttaataatatttcatttaataattgaaaaaatgcaaaaccatttttataataaaattaataggAAAGctgataattatatattttttgtattaactactaataatatatatcttgaagaataaattgttatttatataaaaattttaatagaatattacataaaataaaatattatttttttctaagaaACTTATTTCAagtatttttctaaaatactatgtatttaaaataataataaaacaatttttttcttttaaataattcatagataacaaaaaaacatGTGCTAATAGTTAGCATAAGtactttaatttataatttaataataataaagatgaTACAAAAAAGTggatacatatattatataaacagtactcataataagaaataatattataaaataatgactaagctgttttataatttttttgatctATTACTATGTATATTTCAAAAAGGAGATTTTTCCAAACATTTCCATCACcaaagtatatgtatattttaattgaataatatattatctgatcattttatatttacatttttttacattaatatatatatatagtctTTATTCATGAAATTagatattaatataacaaaaaagtcctgttaaaaaaaaatttcaaaaaaaaaagtaaaaagcgTTGATTcgaattaattatataatttttgaattgTAATAACTTCAGTGCTGTAAAAAATAGTAGAGTGAATAAAATCCATTATATtccataaaaaaacatatataaaaattttcttctcattattattactctttacaatttttataataatttattcatataatccGTTCaggtaaatatattaatattatatgcacactttttttttttttatatattttgtacttaaaaattacaaattttaaattattattaatatatatcaatttcATGTTATATTTCGCTAAATATAACTAAAGAAAAAAGTGTCATAATTATCATTGTGGAATGTTCTTCTTTtctagtaataataaaaatttttaatgttacTAAATATCGCCATGTGCTATATAAAGTGTTATTTTCACATATTTTATGTCTAAAAtgacttttcatttttccctgtatatatatagtgttttcagtaaaaataaaattcagtAGCTAGAATAAATTTTCACATATaaagtatttttatgtatactaatataatatttcttatattcttatctaatttatatatttaacggATAACAGAAAagttataaataacaaaattatagtgaatattaatattattaatgaataaGCAAActtctaaaatataatttactcaaattatatttttagagtatattttattaaaatatttcttgagtatttttttgttttttttttgatttactTAAATTTTACGAAGGTAAAGTATATTCAATTTAAAAAGACGATATTGTACAtccataaaacaaaaatattttaagtaaaatatgtaaCACATTAaaggttatatatatttaaattgaaATCACTTATTTCAGTGTTAATTCCTTATATACTACACtgaatattttgtattcCATTGagattaatttataatatcccCTTATCGATGATTAAAAGTTATTGTTACGCTTTCAGAATATTCTTCCACATATTTCAAAGCAATCATGACATCAATCATATGAATACaacaaaatgtttttatttaatgctcagtttaataaatatttttgttaattttattttgttttataatatatatttagcatacaataaataaatacttataCTCGtactttataattaatattattaaatatttttaacattcattattttgttttttttattattaaaaaaattaattttatatttgaatatttaatgTATTCATCTAATAAAACTTGTAATTactttctattattttatagaatcattcaaaaaatatacaaattaatgataaaaacCATTATTTTAATGTCCCCTTAATACTGAACAAAGTAATTAATTTATAGCGCAGtatagaataatattatttaactgTTATTGAGAATAATTAATTGTGATGactaattgttttttttgatttttttttacttaatttttttataaaagtaattaattcatgtcaaaaataaaattaagcatttttacaattaaattaaaaaaaaaaaaaaattatatattaaaaatctgtttattgtaaaattcatattttctaaattaaaattacaaatatttgaaaagtatataaatttattttcaattacATATAATGATGATGCAAAATATTTACGGTTACATTGTATGCCATTACTGtgataattttgtttaagtaaaaataataatgatataaatatataaaaaataagtatataagcACTAaattaactatatatatacatcacAATgtgttattaaaatataatgatttaaataatatgtttaatcatctttaaatataattatatttttttttaatgaattcagttttttttatcatattgttcattatatgtaattattagagagaaatatgaattaatttaagattgtttttattttaagaatattgaaatattccttttaaaatattttcattaataataatagtaaaaatatatttaatatacgaaacaaattcattaatatatacaatttaatttaatatcaaatattctatatatataaattagtatctctttaaaaatattctttattaaataccttttatattaatatatatatttttagagtGTCACAtaacaattaatataatcagtacattgttctatttttatttattgcaaatgaatataatgaaacataagtatttaattttattcaaaaatacaatttattACAACTTTAAAGttaatgtatacattttttgttaCTTCATTGCTattcttcatataatttttgcatatttagTTTAAAATtcatacaattatatatggTTTTTAGGTAATACTTAcctattttcttattaattcctaatatttattcaacttaatttttaagatcgatacttaaaattaatttttatatattactatcataatttaaatacatcacttatgtatgttttagttattttccgctatttttaatataagtaaaaattataacatataaatattgcaaagaataagtaaaaaatattattttataattttattattaattggTTTATGTAACTGAAAATACCGAAAAATACAATGTACtcctaatattttatataatatgaagtTATTTCATAATGTATAACTTCATTATTAGTGAAATACGAAAATAATATCACAGAACTCAttattaaatgatatataaacttTCCATTACTTAATCCTAAATAGATCATATTTAGAAAGAAACCCAACAAATtatctattaataatttcttaattATTGTCCAATAATTTAATCTCTTaatgataaaagaaaagattaaaataaataaaatatgtaggTTATTTAAGTATAAACTTTCACTATAATAAGTATTCAAGTAATTTGtgaaaaattaagtaaacTCTACAAATAttcacaaaaataatataacaattgGTTCAAAAACTTcctttaattataatattttggaATCCCAAAGTTTGTAATCTGTAATAAATAAtccataattaaaaaatacatcatttcattatatattaatgaaacaTTTAGactatgtaaaaaattaagtctgttaaaaaaaattttagaacTAGCaccttttataaaatatttcgcataaaatatattttatggactaaataattatattcttctttttgtgaagaaaaaatttatatttatatcattattacaaaaattaatcatATACAATTACtgaaagtaaaaaagatatttattGTTAACTTAACAATTATAATACACTATCTTAAATAACCAAAAAAAATCATCATTTTAGACTtaatcgaaaaaaaaaaaaaagattagtCAAATGGACAAGGATATACTGCATTAAAACTATGtgaattattcttttatatattaattttaaaggatatatatatattatttatgatatCTATTTTAGCACGAAGATGTATATATGGAGAGAACATATTTAGTTAAGCTAAAGTCAtccattaaaatatatattgaaacaTTTTCAAACAgtcaaaatttaatattagcAAAGGAAATAAGAACACTCATTTTTATAGTCATCTTATAAAAACATAGATATTTTagatgtatttataaaataaaaataattatttttatggttGTCAAGTATGtcactaaatatataactatatgtTAAATTCATCGTTATAGAAAAACACATATTACTTCTTATTCATTTAATCTTTTTCTgaacttaatattttcatattttataacttttttatagtaataaatcattcctaatataaatatgacaACAAATATAAGGAAAGGTACACCATAAAAGAATAGAGATAATACAcaaattttttcaatattccCCCATGTACCCTCGCTTAATAATGAAGTCAAAAGTCCCTCTACCCCATATATACCAGTTTCTTTAGATCCAGTTTTGTATAACATGCGTAATAAACCCAACAACCCACCCTCTGTAAATGTCTCTAATGAAAGATCTAATATGGGTAATATCAATATCAAgataaataacaaaagtaGAGTAATTCGTATTCTGCGTTTTTTACGTGCTagctttttatattcattatattcaaTAATCTTGATATTTTTAACGTAGTATTCATAATcaagttttttaaatatttttttctcaaaatcaaaatatttttttgttttacctataccacatttatttttcttaacatTTTTACTGTATTCCTCAATATACAATGAACTCCTACAAGATTGTTTGCGTTTTCCTTCcgtttcttttttattattagatatatattttttttctttcaattCTTTATGTGGCATttcttctttaaaatttgCAATACTTGAATCCTTTTCCtgcttatattttgctaataATCGACAATTACTAGTTTTTAAATGTCTGctaaaattgtatttttcatCCAGATTCTCCTTTAAAGagttctaaaaaaaaagaaaaacgtaaatatttcttatttaaatggaaaaatattctcatccaaaaaaaaagcattaataaaaataaatatttaaagcataaacaatataaatgcctatgaataatattatggTACCACATCATAGTAAGAGTGATATAACCAcattaaaagtataattgttgaaattttaataaataagaacaacataattttttgttccatcatatatatttctaaagttataatatattcaggaagaattatatgtataataaggtattatatattcaatgATAAATCGTgctacataaatattttcattttttgtttattatttcttcttagaaagataaaaatatatatataactaaaatgaattttactACACGgaccaaaaaaaatatctttaaacgtatattataaatttttaatatttatgatattattaaaaaaaataactttaaataagaaactataattttaattcattcctaaatattttaaatatacaaatgaattattttatatagccGAGTAATTacaagttttttttatagaaattTCCCcttgtaaaaaagaaatatatgataaattattatttctaaatactAAACTAATTTACAGCATGAAACGTATAGAATATAGATctatttcaatattttatatattaggatagaaatgtttaattttaattgtgTTTTCCTATTATTAAATCTAATTACTACGATATTACACTTTCAAAAACgagttatttattttataaaatattaattattataactataaattaattgtaaaaattaatgaagtaGTCAATAAACTGTACaactttttttgttttgttaaatataacACACTTCGTAGTTTTCACATAAACAGGAACTTTAGATTAAgttttacaatatatttagaaagtTCAATTTATATTGTGCTATTAAATCcaggaaataatatatatactttaaaaataaataaaaactttttatttttgtgttatatttttaaaaaatttagtttttaattaaatttaatttgtaCCATTATTACTAAATGGAGATTCTTTAAATTAATCCccttattaatatttttgtaaatgcGTATATGAcgatataagaaaaaatattatgttataaaaatacaaaaaaacgaaacagtaaaattagaatatgaatatttcatacaattaagataatttttaaatattccaaataatataaatttacgtGTGAAGTGAATATACAGATTATTATACGTAAATTAGGAATAACGACGTGTAACTATAGATTtaccaaaatatattatttagtaaCTTTTGTATTGTAATTTTAAGAGCTAATATATTAGTGCTCGTTTGGACTTTTACAAATGTATTGTGTCagaaatttaattttacagaTACAGATTAatcaaaaaatacaaataaataaaaattcctttttttttcgataATTCTTatagcgaaaaaaaaaaaatgatctGTTCAATTATATTTGCAATATTTGTAAAGTAAACCAAATAATAatcaattataaaattattatgttagCAAAAAATTACTGTAAAAAtcctaaattttattttattattcttttaaaaaaatattgttccAGCAAATAAATTAGGAAATAAacaaagaacaaaaaataaaatttaaaatactattttatagttaaaaaaaatagtataaatatatatatcagtacaataaatata
The DNA window shown above is from Plasmodium malariae genome assembly, contig: PmUG01_00_11, whole genome shotgun sequence and carries:
- the PmUG01_00027800 gene encoding fam-l protein, with product MMEQKIMLFLFIKISTIILLMWLYHSYYDVNSLKENLDEKYNFSRHLKTSNCRLLAKYKQEKDSSIANFKEEMPHKELKEKKYISNNKKETEGKRKQSCRSSLYIEEYSKNVKKNKCGIGKTKKYFDFEKKIFKKLDYEYYVKNIKIIEYNEYKKLARKKRRIRITLLLLFILILILPILDLSLETFTEGGLLGLLRMLYKTGSKETGIYGVEGLLTSLLSEGTWGNIEKICVLSLFFYGVPFLIFVVIFILGMIYYYKKVIKYENIKFRKRLNE